A segment of the Bacteriovorax sp. PP10 genome:
ATTATGTGACGGACGTTCTGTCATTTCCCATTTATGACAATCTTCGCCCTGATAAGAAGCCCCGTGGCCGCAATCTTTCGCAGATGGACTTAGGTGATTTGGTTATTTGTAAAGAAAAAGCATTGTCCCAGGCCCGTGAGTTTGAGATAACTTACGAACAAGAAGTTGTTCACCTCGCAGTTCACGGTTTTTTACACCTGATCGGCTTTGACCATGAAATCTCGAATAAAGAAGAGAAGATCATGGAAGCTCACGAAAACGAGCTGGTGGGACAAGTTTACAAAATACTTAAAAAGAAGAAATAAATATGAATGAGCAAATTAAAATCGAACTCAATGAAAAGCGTCTGAGTATTAAATCCTACGCAGACAAGCTAGACCTTTTACGGAGGTCGCTTTGAAATTGAGAAAAAACAAGGTCGCTTAGGAGAAATCACTCGCATTGAAGCGATGGATGGATTCTGGGATGACGCTCCCAATGCTGCCAAAATTC
Coding sequences within it:
- the ybeY gene encoding rRNA maturation RNase YbeY yields the protein MKLTIFYQNSGVKKDTSSMESVISALQSVLAKNLTKNPHFAGVKEVSMTMTLCGKTKIRTLNKQYRQKDYVTDVLSFPIYDNLRPDKKPRGRNLSQMDLGDLVICKEKALSQAREFEITYEQEVVHLAVHGFLHLIGFDHEISNKEEKIMEAHENELVGQVYKILKKKK